Genomic window (Candidatus Eisenbacteria bacterium):
CGAGAAACTGGAGCCTCCAGAGTTCATAAGCCTGAGTGAACTGGCTCGGTACAGAACGGAGTTGACAAACCTAAGCTTGGCTGCGAAGGATTTGGTCTTCACGGAAGACCGGGTAGGCATCGGATTGAAATGGGCCAAAGACACAGCAAAGAGAAGGTCTGTCGAACCGGGAAGGTTCTATGTAACGCCGTACAAGAGACTCAATGAGAAGATCGCCTTGTGGTTTTGCGTATCCGGTGAAGGCAAAGCCGTGCCTGAAAACGGAGCGCTTAAGCTGGGGAGCGAATCTCATCTTGTGTTCATTAAGGGGCAAACAGCGAGTGATGAAAGCTTGATCGAGCAGACTCTTGAGAAGTCACGTGACAACCTGGTGGAAAAGATCCAAGAAACGAAGACGTTCAGGCTGCTTCTTCTGCAGCCTGGTGTGTTTGAACAGGGGTGGTTCCCTCTCAAGTACACGAGCGAAAACGGACGAATAGTTGCGACTGAGCCTGGGGCGAATGTGAAGCTCCAACTTCTCTCCGCTTGTGTCGGAGCGCCAATCACAATAAGCGGGTACAGCTATGTGAGCAACAGAGGGACGACCCGTCAAGACAACGTTAAACTCAAGCCCTCTGTCAGGGCGGTCCCAGCGGGCTCAGTTTATCTATTCAAGATTCTCGAAGATGCAACAAGCGAAACCATTGAAGGACTTGTGAAGGCGCTGGACAACCAGAAGTACCCGCAGAAGATCTCGAATGAGCCC
Coding sequences:
- a CDS encoding type III-B CRISPR module-associated Cmr3 family protein is translated as MPEYIAEPYDVLYFRGNKSFHFGAWYSEGIFPPVPSTFQGFVRSKLLLDAGKIDASGQATADASALVGNDGTMGIDVSGPFLCDTETRELYFKRPADVMKERKEDTSYSSVLRDAKDAEPVDSDLDFGIVTISVSNEKLEPPEFISLSELARYRTELTNLSLAAKDLVFTEDRVGIGLKWAKDTAKRRSVEPGRFYVTPYKRLNEKIALWFCVSGEGKAVPENGALKLGSESHLVFIKGQTASDESLIEQTLEKSRDNLVEKIQETKTFRLLLLQPGVFEQGWFPLKYTSENGRIVATEPGANVKLQLLSACVGAPITISGYSYVSNRGTTRQDNVKLKPSVRAVPAGSVYLFKILEDATSETIEGLVKALDNQKYPQKISNEPYSYSRMGFNHVILACGPALTNTKPLSRKEY